A single window of Meiothermus sp. DNA harbors:
- a CDS encoding intradiol ring-cleavage dioxygenase: MDNDDKPIGKILNRREVLSVLGLGSLAGVGGLLSGPKASAQNAPLPTCIVRPALTEGPYFVDTQLNRSDIRSDPTSGVVKPGVPLSLRFVVSRVSAGGCAPLPGAMVDIWQCDAQGIYSGVQDRFADTRGQKWLRGYQITDAQGLAQFTTIYPGWYPGRTVHIHFKIRYQNRDFTSQLFFDEALSDRILANPPYAKAGTRTRNAQDSIYRNGGSQLLLNLTQSGAGYAATFDIGLNL; the protein is encoded by the coding sequence ATGGACAACGATGATAAGCCCATTGGAAAGATTTTGAACCGCCGCGAGGTGCTTTCGGTACTGGGGCTGGGCAGCCTGGCGGGGGTGGGCGGGCTTTTGAGCGGGCCCAAAGCCAGTGCACAGAATGCGCCGTTACCGACTTGCATTGTGCGCCCGGCCCTGACCGAGGGCCCCTATTTTGTAGACACCCAGTTGAACCGTTCCGATATCCGCTCCGATCCCACCAGCGGGGTGGTCAAGCCGGGGGTGCCCCTGAGCTTGCGCTTTGTGGTCTCGAGGGTCTCCGCCGGGGGCTGCGCGCCGTTGCCGGGTGCGATGGTGGACATCTGGCAGTGCGACGCCCAGGGCATCTACTCCGGGGTGCAAGACCGCTTTGCCGATACTCGGGGGCAGAAGTGGTTGCGTGGCTACCAGATTACCGATGCCCAGGGGCTCGCCCAGTTCACCACCATCTACCCCGGCTGGTACCCGGGACGCACCGTACACATCCACTTCAAAATCCGCTACCAGAACCGCGACTTTACCTCCCAGCTCTTCTTCGATGAAGCCCTGAGCGACCGCATCCTGGCCAACCCGCCCTACGCCAAGGCGGGTACCCGCACCCGCAACGCCCAGGACAGCATCTATCGCAACGGAGGCAGCCAACTGCTGCTCAACCTAACCCAGAGCGGGGCGGGGTATGCTGCCACCTTCGATATAGGGCTCAATCTGTAG
- a CDS encoding SHOCT domain-containing protein: MDHRGRWDGFGYPGLGIVDDLLWALLLLGLLALVVVLTLRLLRSPNGKSPSQVPDRALEIARERYAKGEISQAEYETLKKNLSG, encoded by the coding sequence ATGGATCACCGTGGACGCTGGGACGGCTTTGGCTATCCGGGTTTGGGCATAGTGGACGACTTGCTGTGGGCCTTGCTACTGCTGGGGCTCCTGGCCTTGGTAGTGGTGCTGACCCTGCGGCTTTTGCGCAGCCCCAACGGCAAAAGCCCCTCCCAAGTCCCCGACCGGGCCCTGGAAATCGCCCGTGAGCGCTATGCCAAAGGCGAGATTAGCCAGGCCGAGTACGAGACCCTGAAGAAAAACCTGAGCGGTTGA